The following coding sequences are from one Humulus lupulus chromosome X, drHumLupu1.1, whole genome shotgun sequence window:
- the LOC133806736 gene encoding uncharacterized protein LOC133806736, with product MLRDITDVDVTFGGKVVILGGDFRQVLPVVRKGTREEQVRSSLVYSYLWPSLTKFQLIENMRARLDPAFSDYVLKVGNGMPPNTVNEMIKIPTCMLIPFVNDKFSSDRLIEDVFHNIHDFSQNISSMMKQAILTPKNDFVDEINTLLIHRFLGEEQRYYSFDETTDSSKQLVMEDFLNNPTQNGLPPHELLLKKNCPIMLLRNINPSEGLCNGTRLICRAFDQNIIDAEIAVGYYKGKRVFIPSVIQKNRRG from the coding sequence ATGTTACGTGACATCACTGATGTAGATGTAACATTCGGTGGAAAAGTAGTCATTTTGGGTGGAGATTTTAGACAGGTTTTACCTGTGGTTCGTAAAGGAACGAGAGAAGAACAAGTTCGTTCCAGTTTGGTTTATTCATATTTGTGGCCTTCCTTGACCAAGTTCCAATTAATTGAAAACATGCGAGCGCGATTGGATCCTGCATTCTCAGATTATGTTTTAAAAGTTGGCAATGGAATGCCACCAAACACAGTCAATGAAATGATAAAAATACCAACTTGCATGCTTATTCCTTTTGTGAATGATAAGTTTTCTTCAGATCGTTTGATTGAAGATGTTTTCCACAACATTCACGATTTTTCACAAAATATTTCCAGTATGATGAAACAAGCCATACTAACACCAAAAAATGATTTTGTGGATGAAATAAACACTTTGTTAATTCATAGATTCCTTGGCGAAGAACAACGATATTATAGTTTTGATGAAACAACAGATTCATCTAAACAATTAGTGATGGAAGATTTCTTAAATAATCCAACCCAAAATGGACTCCCTCCACATGAATTGTTACTTAAGAAAAACTGCCCAATCATGCTTCTCAGAAACATTAATCCTTCAGAAGGCCTATGCAATGGAACGCGCTTAATTTGTCGAGCTTTTGATCAAAATATCATAGATGCAGAAATTGCAGTGGGATATTACAAAGGGAAAAGAGTGTTCATTCCTAGTGTAATCCAAAAAAATAGgcgtggatga